The Montipora foliosa isolate CH-2021 chromosome 1, ASM3666993v2, whole genome shotgun sequence genome has a window encoding:
- the LOC138006512 gene encoding synaptotagmin-15-like, with protein sequence MVRRFHQKRVTNHDNFTSSDTVFKNQEETKIPVLTLTLTISLGLLSVILLVTLYLVRRQRQTDKYKQYSQITKTAVHPTPSTVETAQQPPCPVAQISRSSRCVLEKVVTSEESPSPLSSEEMFYEAQDRVEGLTSRSVSSREQSPAPEENNESDEDEIYPIENLGRIWFHLEYDGGAESLALTLVKARNLSCGDKAVKTCDPFVKVHILCPEEKYVVQSKCKRKTYRPNFDEMFYFNLPVSELERCTLRLCVYDGYRASQQSVVGQVLYPLIELDRNQKVELWRDLQAVEEHSSELGDIHLSVSYYPTLDRLTIIVLRACNLKKMEPHGTDSYATVTFSVGNKIIKTKKGNVHHATRDPLYNESFNFTVSGDDLGTSTLLVSIMHSRGEGKEDKLIGRVLLGGMMYARGAECEHWTEMMTNPRSMIKYWHTLTS encoded by the exons ttcCAGTTTTGACCTTGACTTTGACAATCTCACTTGGTTTACTGTCAGTCATTTTGCTGGTTACTTTATATCTTGTCAGACGACAACGACAGACCGATAAATACAAACAGTATTCTCAAATAACAAAGACCGCTGTCCATCCCACGCCTTCTACGGTGGAAACGGCTCAGCAGCCTCCGTGTCCGGTGGCGCAAATATCACGATCCAGCAGATGTGTTTTAGAAAAAGTTGTCACTTCAGAAGAATCTCCTTCTCCTTTGTCGAGTGAGGAAATGTTTTACGAAGCACAAGATCGAGTCGAAGGATTAACCTCGAGATCAGTTTCAAGTCGTGAGCAGAGCCCAGCGCCCGAAGAAAACAACGAGAGTGACGAAGACGAAATCTACCCAATAGAGAATCTCGGGCGGATATGGTTTCATTTGGAATACGATGGTGGCGCGGAAAGTCTGGCGCTGACACTGGTTAAGGCTCGAAATCTCTCATGTGGAGATAAAGCGGTGAAAACATGCGACCCGTTTGTTAAAGTGCACATTTTGTGTCCTGAAGAGAAATACGTCGTTCAGAGCAAATGTAAAAGGAAAACCTATCGACCAAATTTTGACGAGATGTTCTATTTTAATCTGCCAGTTTCCGAGCTTGAAAGATGCACTCTTCGTTTGTGTGTATATGACGGGTATAGAGCAAGTCAACAGAGTGTTGTTGGGCAGGTCTTGTACCCGCTCATTGAGTTAGATCGAAACCAAAAGGTTGAGCTCTGGAGAGATCTTCAAGCTGTTGAAGAG cATTCATCTGAGCTTGGCGATATACATCTCTCAGTCTCATATTACCCTACACTGGACAGACTCACCATTATAGTCCTTAGGGCATGCAATCTTAAGAAAATGGAGCCACATGGAACAG attcatATGCCACAGTGACGTTCTCAGTTGGTAACAAGATCATCAAGACTAAGAAGGGAAATGTTCATCATGCAACACGTGATCCACTTTACAACGAGTCCTTTAATTTCACAGTGTCTGGGGATGATCTGGGGACAAGCACCTTACTTGTATCAATCATGCATTCTAGGGGAGAGGGGAAAGAGGACAAGCTGATCGGCCGGGTGCTACTGGGGGGAATGATGTATGCGAGGGGGGCTGAGTGCGAGCACTGGACTGAAATGATGACAAATCCGCGGAGCATGATCAAATACTGGCATACATTAACAAGTTAA
- the LOC138006520 gene encoding PDZ and LIM domain protein 5-like isoform X1, with product MAGTKYTASMRGGGPWGFRLQGGKDFGTPLAISKITPGSKADLASIGSGDYILEINGDSTANMTHFDAQDAVRRAGQNLDILLERKEGTRSVTVTETVHSAKSDYKFNAKPKPFGVAAAPPQLPQPQTAGAGHTSPAGGTTWQPPTIHAQHAPVAHTPPPAPPPAPPAVTQSRPTYDHSDADLAHHFKLNISDDGDVGFPDEPPAWGHPPDPKVQSKSFKRLQRHLDEHEEDDLPPPPPEAFDDPDDNERQNIQSRTFKMLQNAVDQGESPSSVFDRQKADRNKPSNQPLPKMYRPAPPVIKSSPSMPVAPPAPVMARPGQPQPVALPGMVRMSQPAASPPKRSPSQKMPTSASPAAVSPTSRSPPGQLEVKRAPTKPPSSQAVEETRTPFCDACGEEVFGPFVSAIGKAWHPEHFVCDGCGESLQNQGFIEEGGKLYCEKDFNKYFAPHCETCKQPISGPKSLHACPPAVPPPSSAMLRAIRNSSVTSSESDETLARPKTRNRLNSALTLKREPQGDHVDEIDNAQNPRTDYKKTRSWPRSSGVSNVTGTKAMETRGDPGVGSIRDKVVALKEALREANEREAAAKQAKPDVDKRFQVAKMLISKLERKRLITEDKFAKLEETIQRQKNKLSTKHRTAKENWQRNFKIEEKTSEEYRNIKNIEYEMSELKAAREAYMKRVNEMSGRIFVVQSTLQIAQDRYRELGARKRTLQDMLEMYNKRMNDLTNLSRGKTARIENKSMRKSLLEEHIADSLDRYKRAERRLLPLKIYIGQLRDSLEDARNETKHARYILSNFKQRLGGRKYAYYPHDK from the exons ATGGCCGGCACTAAATACACGGCTTCGATGAGAGGAGGTGGACCATGGGGTTTTCGTCTTCAAGGTGGAAAGGATTTCGGCACTCCGCTCGCTATATCCAAG ATTACACCAGGCTCTAAAGCTGATTTGGCAAGCATTGGTTCGGGGGATTACATCCTTGAAATAAATGGCGATTCAACGGCAAATATGACACATTTCGACGCTCAGGATGCTGTTCGTAGGGCAGGGCAAAATCTTGACATCCTTCTTGAAAG GAAAGAGGGAACTAGGTCAGTTACGGTTACAGAAACAGTTCACTCTGCAAAATCTGATTACAAATTCAATGCTAAGCCAAAACCCTTTGGGGTTGCTGCAGCTCCACCTCAACTCCCACAGCCTCAGACTGCGGGAGCTGGTCATACATCACCTGCTGGAGGAACTACGTGGCAGCCGCCAACCATTCATGCTCAACATGCTCCTGTTGCACACACTCCACCTCCAGCTCCACCTCCAGCTCCACCTGCTGTGACACAATCAAG GCCAACCTATGATCATTCTGATGCAGACCTTGCACATCATTTCAAACTGAACATAAGTGATGATGGAGATG TGGGTTTCCCTGATGAACCACCAGCTTGGGGTCATCCGCCAGATCCCAAAGTCCAGTCAAAATCATTTAAGCGACTGCAGAGACATCTTGACGAGCATGAAGAAGATG ACCTCCCCCCTCCTCCTCCTGAGGCATTTGACGACCCTGATGACaatgaaagacaaaatataCAATCCCGAACATTCAAAATGCTGCAAAATGCTGTTGACCAGGGAG AATCTCCGTCAAGTGTGTTTGATAGACAGAAAGCAGATCGCAATAAGCCCTCCAATCAGCCATTGCCCAAAATGTATCGCCCTGCTCCACCAGTAATCAAGTCTTCCCCTAGTATGCCAGTGGCACCACCTGCTCCAGTTATGGCCAGGCCAGGGCAGCCACAGCCTGTTGCCCTTCCTGGAATGGTTCGAATGAGTCAGCCTGCTGCATCACCGCCTAAACGCAGCCCTTCTCAGAAGATGCCAACTTCGGCTTCTCCAGCAGCAGTTTCGCCTACCTCAAGAAGTCCTCCTGGACAGCTTGAGGTGAAAAGGGCACCTACTAAGCCTCCGTCTTCTCAGGCAGTTGAGGAGACCCGGACTCCATTCTGTGACGCCTGTGGAGAGGAAGTATT TGGCCCTTTTGTCAGCGCTATTGGCAAGGCATGGCATCCTGAGCATTTTGTCTGTGATGGTTGTGGTGAATCGCTTCAAAATCAGGGCTTCATTGAGGAAGGTGGCAAGCTGTACTGTGAAAAGGACTTTAACAAGTATTTTGCACCTCACTGTGAAACATGCAAGCAACCTATCTCAGGG CCCAAAAGCCTTCACGCCTGTCCTCCTGCCGTGCCACCACCTTCAAGCGCGATGCTTCGGGCCATACGTAATTCATCTGTGACATCCAGTGAATCAGATGAAACTTTAGCAAGACCAAAAACCCGCAACAGGCTAAATAGTGCTTTGACTTTAAAGCGAGAGCCACAGGGAGACCATGTTGATGAGATAGACAACGCGCAAAATCCACGGACAGACTACAAGAAAACACGAAGCTGGCCTCGGTCGTCTGGTGTTAGTAATGTCACTGGAACCAAAGCGATGGAAACTCGCGGAGATCCCGGGGTGGGGTCAATACGCGATAAAGTGGTGGCGCTGAAGGAAGCATTGCGAGAGGCCAATGAGCGAGAGGCGGCCGCAAAACAAGCCAAACCGGACGTTGATAAGCGCTTCCAAGTAGCTAAAATGTTGATTTCAAAGCTTGAACGAAAGCGGCTAATTACAGAAGACAAGTTTGCAAAACTTGAGGAGACAATACAGCgtcagaaaaacaagctatcGACGAAACATAGAACTGCTAAGGAGAACTGGCAAAGGAATTTTAAGATAGAAGAAAAGACCTCAGAGGAGTATAGAAATATAAAGAATATTGAGTATGAAATGAGCGAGCTAAAGGCTGCCAGGGAAGCTTACATGAAGCGGGTTAATGAAATGTCGGGCAGAATATTCGTCGTTCAGTCAACTCTTCAAATCGCTCAAGATCGCTACCGAGAACTTGGGGCACGGAAGCGCACGTTACAAGACATGCTGGAGATGTACAACAAGCGTATGAACGATTTGACGAACCTGTCACGCGGTAAAACGGCAAGAATAGAAAATAAATCTATGAGGAAAAGCTTGCTGGAAGAGCACATAGCAGATAGCCTTGATCGTTATAAAAGAGCAGAAAGACGATTGTTGCCCCTTAAGATTTACATCGGTCAACTTCGTGATTCTTTGGAAGATGCGAGAAATGAGACGAAACATGCAAGATACATATTGTCGAACTTTAAACAGCGACTCGGTGGACGAAAGTACGCCTATTATCCTCACGATAAATAG
- the LOC138006526 gene encoding uncharacterized protein, which translates to MSNNLKTNALDKWDRDGVAQHRNIMQELAMKKQITMYKREEKILERELREISKVKETLLQIRTPLRRRVEEAELEDTLDQSFRGTERTVGKTPSVKTRSRNLTRPPSVWYGDNAKFEVMDTESKSGLNSKTSKEGENCSKALNIPHRHACTLEIVGQKNIPALAYSRDTQTLGQRNGSASVLSRSKRPASEGSGKCERLPALNTLNPPSNCSPSVRRKSRMNKPFSATRLDHQSDHYLPRSSTLFTPNNTDTRHLLRSKSVPCGQSSHSAECQPSRARQSRTETDEATTLTMEETLRIKGKFRQIGHSVIATALLKGLRQKKQLSSEAIHNMHKPISLGEERETTKSDQNNNVNEEEASLKEPEEELHVTNQTSNKKSFRSIARKAINVNRFLTVTKERRLSKSDPEGVFAMSAVTTRPNPLANTSENTLDKVTGQEASIHSAQRKKSWTSNGTERPQRRNSATEFQQDTNKTQEFADSKNALHSQLIFRKQSKDVDPYRPLMNPRTAHVRRRRNTFSGDL; encoded by the coding sequence ATGAGCAACAACCTAAAGACAAACGCGTTGGATAAATGGGACCGAGATGGTGTTGCTCAACACAGAAATATCATGCAAGAATTGGCGAtgaaaaaacaaataacaatgtacaaaagagaagagaagatTCTCGAGAGGGAGCTGCGAGAGATTTCAAAAGTGAAGGAAACGCTCTTGCAAATAAGAACACCATTAAGACGACGAGTTGAAGAAGCAGAGTTGGAAGACACCTTAGACCAAAGTTTCCGAGGAACTGAGCGAACTGTCGGAAAGACACCCTCTGTAAAAACAAGAAGCAGGAACTTGACTCGACCACCGAGTGTATGGTATGGCGACAATGCTAAATTTGAAGTTATGGACACCGAAAGCAAGAGCGGTTTAAATAGCAAAACAAGTAAAGAAGGTGAAAATTGTTCCAAGGCTCTGAATATTCCACATCGCCATGCATGTACTCTGGAAATTGTAGGACAGAAGAATATTCCAGCTCTTGCATATTCAAGAGACACACAGACACTCGGACAAAGAAATGGTTCTGCCTCAGTACTTTCAAGAAGTAAAAGGCCCGCTTCGGAAGGAAGTGGTAAATGTGAACGATTACCTGCTTTAAACACGCTAAACCCTCCATCGAATTGTAGTCCTTCGGTTAGAAGAAAATCGCGAATGAATAAACCGTTTAGTGCGACAAGACTCGATCATCAAAGCGATCATTATTTGCCGAGATCTTCAACGCTGTTCACGCCAAATAACACAGATACCAGGCATCTGTTGAGATcaaagtcagtgccttgcggTCAATCCTCACATTCGGCTGAATGTCAGCCGTCTCGAGCCCGACAAAGTCGAACAGAGACAGACGAAGCCACAACGCTAACAATGGAAGAAACCTTGCGAATTAAAGGCAAATTTCGACAAATTGGACACTCTGTTATCGCCACAGCTTTACTTAAGGGCTTAAGGCAGAAGAAACAGCTTTCTTCCGAGGCAATTCACAATATGCACAAGCCGATATCTTTAGGAGAGGAAAGGGAAACCACAAAAAGTGACCAAAATAACAATGTAAACGAGGAAGAGGCTTCCCTAAAGGAGCCAGAAGAAGAATTACATGTGACAAATCAAACGAGCAATAAAAAGTCGTTTAGAAGCATCGCGCGAAAAGCGATTAACGTAAACAGGTTCTTGACTGTAACCAAGGAAAGAAGATTGTCGAAGTCTGACCCTGAGGGTGTCTTCGCTATGAGCGCAGTCACTACACGACCAAACCCTCTTGCAAACACATCTGAAAACACGTTGGACAAAGTAACTGGGCAAGAAGCATCAATTCATTCCGCACAAAGGAAGAAGTCTTGGACGAGCAATGGCACTGAAAGGCCGCAAAGAAGAAATAGCGCTACTGAATTTCAACAGGATACAAACAAAACGCAAGAGTTCGCAGATAGTAAGAACGCTCTTCACAGTCAACTCATCTTCAGAAAACAAAGCAAGGATGTTGATCCTTACAGGCCTTTAATGAATCCCcgcactgcgcatgttcgtcggAGAAGAAACACATTCAGCGGGGatttgtaa
- the LOC138006520 gene encoding PDZ and LIM domain protein 7-like isoform X2, with protein MAGTKYTASMRGGGPWGFRLQGGKDFGTPLAISKITPGSKADLASIGSGDYILEINGDSTANMTHFDAQDAVRRAGQNLDILLERKEGTRSVTVTETVHSAKSDYKFNAKPKPFGVAAAPPQLPQPQTAGAGHTSPAGGTTWQPPTIHAQHAPVAHTPPPAPPPAPPAVTQSRPTYDHSDADLAHHFKLNISDDGDVGFPDEPPAWGHPPDPKVQSKSFKRLQRHLDEHEEDDLPPPPPEAFDDPDDNERQNIQSRTFKMLQNAVDQGESPSSVFDRQKADRNKPSNQPLPKMYRPAPPVIKSSPSMPVAPPAPVMARPGQPQPVALPGMVRMSQPAASPPKRSPSQKMPTSASPAAVSPTSRSPPGQLEVKRAPTKPPSSQAVEETRTPFCDACGEEVFGPFVSAIGKAWHPEHFVCDGCGESLQNQGFIEEGGKLYCEKDFNKYFAPHCETCKQPISGPCVQAVGKTYHPEHFVCTHCGRQIGSEGFSVDRGNPYCQECYKKLFCVKCTLCRNPIGGGERWVEAMGEPWHATCFKCQRPGCITHLEGKQFYQYGGKPYCVLHGAP; from the exons ATGGCCGGCACTAAATACACGGCTTCGATGAGAGGAGGTGGACCATGGGGTTTTCGTCTTCAAGGTGGAAAGGATTTCGGCACTCCGCTCGCTATATCCAAG ATTACACCAGGCTCTAAAGCTGATTTGGCAAGCATTGGTTCGGGGGATTACATCCTTGAAATAAATGGCGATTCAACGGCAAATATGACACATTTCGACGCTCAGGATGCTGTTCGTAGGGCAGGGCAAAATCTTGACATCCTTCTTGAAAG GAAAGAGGGAACTAGGTCAGTTACGGTTACAGAAACAGTTCACTCTGCAAAATCTGATTACAAATTCAATGCTAAGCCAAAACCCTTTGGGGTTGCTGCAGCTCCACCTCAACTCCCACAGCCTCAGACTGCGGGAGCTGGTCATACATCACCTGCTGGAGGAACTACGTGGCAGCCGCCAACCATTCATGCTCAACATGCTCCTGTTGCACACACTCCACCTCCAGCTCCACCTCCAGCTCCACCTGCTGTGACACAATCAAG GCCAACCTATGATCATTCTGATGCAGACCTTGCACATCATTTCAAACTGAACATAAGTGATGATGGAGATG TGGGTTTCCCTGATGAACCACCAGCTTGGGGTCATCCGCCAGATCCCAAAGTCCAGTCAAAATCATTTAAGCGACTGCAGAGACATCTTGACGAGCATGAAGAAGATG ACCTCCCCCCTCCTCCTCCTGAGGCATTTGACGACCCTGATGACaatgaaagacaaaatataCAATCCCGAACATTCAAAATGCTGCAAAATGCTGTTGACCAGGGAG AATCTCCGTCAAGTGTGTTTGATAGACAGAAAGCAGATCGCAATAAGCCCTCCAATCAGCCATTGCCCAAAATGTATCGCCCTGCTCCACCAGTAATCAAGTCTTCCCCTAGTATGCCAGTGGCACCACCTGCTCCAGTTATGGCCAGGCCAGGGCAGCCACAGCCTGTTGCCCTTCCTGGAATGGTTCGAATGAGTCAGCCTGCTGCATCACCGCCTAAACGCAGCCCTTCTCAGAAGATGCCAACTTCGGCTTCTCCAGCAGCAGTTTCGCCTACCTCAAGAAGTCCTCCTGGACAGCTTGAGGTGAAAAGGGCACCTACTAAGCCTCCGTCTTCTCAGGCAGTTGAGGAGACCCGGACTCCATTCTGTGACGCCTGTGGAGAGGAAGTATT TGGCCCTTTTGTCAGCGCTATTGGCAAGGCATGGCATCCTGAGCATTTTGTCTGTGATGGTTGTGGTGAATCGCTTCAAAATCAGGGCTTCATTGAGGAAGGTGGCAAGCTGTACTGTGAAAAGGACTTTAACAAGTATTTTGCACCTCACTGTGAAACATGCAAGCAACCTATCTCAGGG CCCTGTGTTCAAGCCGTTGGTAAGACGTACCATCCAGAGCATTTCGTGTGCACTCACTGTGGCCGACAGATCGGTTCCGAAGGTTTCAGTGTTGATCGCGGAAATCCTTACTGTCAAGAGTGCTACAAAAAACTGTTTTGCGTAAAGTGTACCTTATGCAGGAATCCCATTGGTGGAGGAGAGCGCTGGGTCGAGGCTATGGGAGAACCATGGCATGCTACCTGCTTCAAATGTCAG CGCCCAGGATGTATCACACACTTAGAAGGAAAACAATTTTATCAATATGGCGGTAAACCTTATTGTGTACTTCACGGCGCTCCTTGA